In one Trichosurus vulpecula isolate mTriVul1 chromosome 8, mTriVul1.pri, whole genome shotgun sequence genomic region, the following are encoded:
- the LOC118829430 gene encoding granzyme B-like, whose translation MYFLFPLLLAFLQAAVTRAGEIIGGWEAKPHSRPYMANLKYWDENGTEYRCGAFLVREDFLLTAAHCWGSKMSILLGAHNIQKPEKTQQCIPVLKAIPHQLYNRWTFKNDIMLVKLAKKAKLNRAVNLLALPQKKDKVRPGKRCLVAGWGSTTTPEKNYPDTLQEVELKVRKERECMDKYGSKYYGSTQMCAGDPGDKKASFRGDSGGPLVCDRVAQGIVSFGRSNGKNPPVYTRISSFLPWIKKTMNSHEY comes from the exons ATGTATTTCCTATTCCCCCTCTTGCTGGCCTTCCTTCAAGCTGCTGTTACGAGAGCTG GGGAGATCATTGGAGGCTGGGAGGCAAAGCCCCATTCCCGGCCATACATGGCAAATCTGAAGTACTGGGATGAAAATGGAACAGAATATAGGTGTGGTGCTTTCCTTGTTCGAGAGGATTTTTTGCTGACAGCAGCTCACTGCTGGGGAAG tAAAATGAGCATCCTTCTGGGAGCACACAACATCCAGAAGCCAGAAAAGACCCAGCAGTGCATTCCTGTGCTCAAAGCTATTCCCCACCAACTATACAACCGCTGGACCTTCAAAAATGACATTATGTTGGTGAAG CTGGCGAAGAAGGCCAAGTTGAATAGAGCTGTGAATCTCTTGGCCTTACCCCAGAAGAAGGACAAGGTGAGGCCTGGAAAGAGATGTCTTGTGGCAGGTTGGGGGAGTACAACAACACCTGAAAAGAACTATCCAGACACACTGCAGGAGGTGGAGCTAAAAGTGAGAAAGGAGCGTGAGTGCATGGACAAATATGGCTCAAAGTATTATGGTTCTACCCAGATGTGCGCTGGAGATCCTGGAGACAAAAAGGCTTCTTTTCGG GGGGACTCTGGAGGTCCTCTCGTGTGTGATAGAGTGGCCCAGGGCATCGTCTCCTTTGGTCGGAGTAATGGCAAAAACCCTCCTGTTTATACTCGGATCTCCAGCTTTTTACCATGGATCAAGAAAACAATGAACTCTCATGAGTACTAG